Within Aphelocoma coerulescens isolate FSJ_1873_10779 chromosome 1A, UR_Acoe_1.0, whole genome shotgun sequence, the genomic segment AGGGCTTTCTGTTTTGCactccagtgctgtttcttgctTTACTCTAGACTTAGCAGGGATCCCTCTGAGCTTTTGTTTGTACATCTATATTGGGGGAGAGTGAACTACTTTTATCTCTGCAACTCTTTATTTTGAGTAATATTTCTAAGTATTACCCATTTCAACAACaattaataataaattataaGTACTATagtaagaaacaaaaagaaacaaaagaaaactgtGAGAATAGTTGATCTGAAGTTATCCTACACCCAAGGCAGCCTGGTCTTTTAATCCAACCATAAAACTTAGCCCAATAGCCTTCAAAAATAAACCCTAGGAATGTTAGGTAGTCATAAGGAAGAGACATTGCCTTCTCAGGGATAAACAGTGGGGGACTAAGATGAGTGCCCAGATACAGAATATAACTGCCAGAGTCCGTCTGTCCTGCACTGCTACTCCTCCTCTAAATCCCCGTGGTACTGACCAAAACCACTGTTAGCACAGTAATTCTCTCACCAGAACTGCATcaataaacaagcaaaaaaaatgtAGAGTGTGAATAAGGGAAACATGCAGAGCGAGACAAAGAATATGGAGAGTATCTGAGGAAACTGTGTGTCAGAAGGTGTCCGTACAAAACCTGCAGACAGTTAGGGGAATATGTAACTTGGCTGgatgggaagaatttcttttgcATTGCAGTTTAAAGGCAGAGGGGGATCATCCCGCTCTGATTTTCAAAGGCCAGTGTGTTTATGTTCTCCCAGCACCCATTATAAAAGAGGTCACTTGTTTCCCAGAAGacattttccctccctttcctttctcattGAAAATGTTCCTCCGTTTTCAGAGAGACGTGCTGAGTTACTGGTTACATCACAGGATCTAGCTGTCAGTGAAAATCTTTGGGTGCCACTTGCTCTGTTGAACTCCAGGAACAAGTAGCAAGGAATCCTGCACACCAGAAGCTTTGCAGGCCATACGTGCTGTCAGGTTTCAAACTTACAGTGCATTTTCTTATGTATCACAACATGTAATGTCACGGACATAATCATTGCATATTGCTTCATCTCCTTTCTGAACTGCATTGCTACAAAGACTCTGATGCAGGAAGTCACATTTTGGAATATTTTAGTAAAATAATGTCAACTAAGTCCCCCCCCCCAGtcaaaaaatgcttttaaataaaaattgatgAACTAATATTTAACTTTATTTGTTGAAGAATCTGATACAGTAATTTCTTGTTAGTTCTACTTTGAAGTACAGTGTCAGAAAGCAGAAGGTAGAGAAGAAATTGCTGTTTGAGTTCCCAGAACATGGAGCAAGTAGTTTGTGCAATTATATAAAGGCCTATAGGGAACACCACAGGTGTACTAGGTTTGATTCACAGAATTCAATATATTGGTgagtggaaaagaagaaagctgAGCTGGGCTGCAATTTCTTCACCGAAATCCAAAAAAAGTTTTCTTGATGCTTCTAGGACAAACTCTGAATGCCAAGTCAGACTCCAACATGAGAGAAATAATTACACACTGGCACACAAACCTTCAGATCAGcaaatgaagagaaaattaTGGGagtctaggaaaaaaagaaaagcttatgAAGACATTATGGACAAATAATTAGCCTTGGGAGTGAGAACAGAGATGTGAGCAGGTCTTGGGGAACAGGACACCTCTACTGCAGGCTAACACTGACTTGCTTTGTGAACATGGCCTGtgattttatttctctattccTCACCTTCTCTGGCCTCTATGTAGATGTCTCTATTGCAGAGGAGTGATAAAAAGCTGAAGAAGTTAACTAAGTACAGATTTTACACTGAAAGGTAATATATTACTAAAAATTACTCATTTCAAGGACAATGTAAAGGCATGTTGAAGGAAACTGCCTGCAGAGAAGGATATCTATATAGCCCTTACATTGCTCCGACTGTTTGTGTAGCACCTATTCCTGGACTAGTGTTGTAGATAGCCAAGTCATCTTTGTGAGTGATGTGCAACTTCCAGGAGAAAAAGTGCTTCTCAGAGGGCCTTCTTCTGCTCTGAGACACCATGAGTTCAACATCCTGATCAGAGAGCAAGCGGATCAGATCACCGTCAGGGTCCCGGTAATTCAAAACAATGTCATCTTGGTTAAACTCCTGcctgggagaaaagaaatggattGATCCCCAGAAATCAAGGAATGCCTGGGAAGTGCTACATGATGAACAATATAGTGACAGTCTAATTAATTTTGATAAAAgccacacaaagccttgggtgTTTTGGCATTCTTGATACAGCTAGTACTAGAAACCATACAGCCACCTTCATTCTGTGTTGTGTTTAAGCTAAGAAATCTATCAGAAACAAGAACCATTTCCAGTAACACCACACAAATGGCACAATTAATCTGGGTGTTTGATAGAATTGCCATACAAAGGAGCTGACTGTTGCTACCCACTTTTGCCTACTTATTTTTGCTCTTTCTGAGGAGTGTAAGAATATTAGAACAGCTGTTCTGTTACTAATATTTACTAATATTTAATGTTCTGAAGTGTTGATGTTCAACACTAGATTAATCTAGTTTGACACTAGTTTAATGGGTGTTAGAAGGCCGTATCCTGCATCCTGAAGAAgtgcagtagacagaaggtgctTTCATGGGGGCACGGCTCTGATCTCAGTACAAGAAATGGAAATTTCTACCCATCATAACTGAGTCAGAAGTGTGTGTCATTCCTTACTTGCTGACAATCCCAAGGAGGACTAGTGTCTGCACAgatggccctgggccaagtcaAAGTGCAACTTCTTCAAGACACTTGAAAAGTATTTCACACACAAAACATGGTGGTGTCCAAGTAGAATGTGGAAAAACTTGGACTGAAATGAACTTGACAAATGTTTAATTATCAAATATACAACTAAGTGCTTGCATTGTACCTCATCAATTCTGTTAGATCTTTGAATGATGGAATGCTGCTCAGATCCTCTTCCACTGAGATATCCCTGTATTTAGAACACATCTAATCATTACATATCAGGACAAGAGAATTGGTGGTGTCTCTTCAGCAGTAAACTGGAAGACTATTTTCTTATTACCTGATAGTGCTCACAGTCTCATCATAATAATAACAGCGGACTTTATTAACTGTGTCTTCCTGCTTTGGTAAATCTTTTATGATCTTCACAAAAGCACATGGGAAAATCCCAGTGGCACCACCAGCAGTTCCCTGGAATGACAGGAAATATTAGAATCAAGAAACCCATGCCATTTTGGCCACATGCAATAGGTTCTGGAATCCAATTAATTTACATAGAAACAACAGTACAAATTTTTCCACTATAATCAAGAAAAGAAATTCTATGGAAGTGACCTGATGGCATGCCTACAAAAAGATTATACAATTTACATGGTCAAATACCAGGCAGGGGAGTGAAACAGTGTGTAAAAAATGAAAGTCAGATGGTTAGCAAGGAAGGCTGTGGTGTTTGAACAAGGAGAGATATCATATCAGCAAACACACAGTATGTTCTCCTCATCCTTTTTTCAGAACACTGCTGCATTACCCAAGTTCTCCCTAATCAGGCTGACGTGTGTTGTGGTATGAAGCATGAAGCATACATCAACTCACCCTGAGGCAAGAAACCAATTAATCGCTGAAATGGAGTTTCCATCTCCTTTCTGTGGCCTTTCTGTGTTCTAAACACTTccaaagaattaaaaaacatTCCAGCAGAAGCAAATGCAAATGAAAACTGAAGTCTGGAGGGCAGAAAATTTGTAAGCTAAAAACCATCAAGGAACCAAACAATTACTAATTTGGAATCAAGGATTTGTTCTTGACAGTAAGACCTGATTATGATACAGTTTCTCCTTGAAAGGAAGAGGCAGGTCACAAGGACCAGAAGAGCCCTTTCTACTCATATATTTCAAGGTATGCTAATAATTCAGTACTGCTATTGCAGTCTTACCTCCAACCAGTCTTTGTTTACTTTGCTGAGTAGATAGATCAAATCTCCCTTCTTGAAGCTGAGTTCCAGTTTATTGGTTCCAGGAAAATCAAACAGTGCCTGTGGAAAGTAATAACCTCGAAATTATTAATTCACAGAATGACAAAAGCAAATCTTTCTGTTGTGTTCTTGAGAAGAAAGCATAAAGCAGCAGACAGTGTGCACTTTGTCATCACATATGTATTTCTGGGATAAGGTCACATATATTTGACCGTCGTCTGCAGTTCTCACAATCTCTTCTCCTACTCAGCAAACACACAAGACTGCTTTGAAGAAGCAGTGAAAGCACTAGGATAAACATGGCCCTGAGAGAGCTACATGCAAGGATTCTTAAAGTGGCAGAACACTGAGCACCAGAGAAATAAATATGCATAAGTTGAAAGCACTTAAGAGCAACTAAGACAACAGAGCTGAAGACAAATGACAGCTTGAAGTCCTGAGAATTGAAAAGATATATTATTTCTGGTTGCAGCTTTACAGCTTTTAGATTTGCTGCAAAATATCACAAAAAGCCTTAAGAAATTGCAGGAATGATGTGTCTTAATTAAAGGGTAACTCACTGTTGCTCTTACATCTAGCTTTCAGGTCTGTATGATGAACTGGGAGATTTGGGAAAGCCTGGGGGATTGACATGTTGTTAAAATGGAATTTAGACACCCtcttcggggggggggggggagacaaaTACATGTTACCACCCTAACAAAAGGTTAAAGTGGCTGAGTTATCAAAAATGCACATCTCCCCCATTGTCCTTAGAGACCATGATAGCCATTTAAATGCTCTTAGAGgagcaaaaatgaaaaagtgTTCTTCATTCTATGTTGTGATAGTTCTTTTGGTCTTGTTAATGCCAAGAGTGCTCccagttaaaaaaacaaacaaaacaatggCTACTGTTGTGCTAGTGGTTCATGTGTCTACTTAATAGCTTTCAAAAGCCTTTTTTCACCTGTTGAAAAGTTCTGGTAGGTATATTCAATATTTATAAATTAATAGATAAAACCCAAGAGATATGACTGTTCCAAGACCTGTCATTCTCTGTGtaaagaacaaaaccaacaaacctcAAAGCCGATGCATGGGGTTTTTAACCTTATAGGGCAAAGTCACATGTTTCAGGAAGCAAGACCCTGCTCAGACAAATACTAGTTACAAAGCAGTCTCATGTGCTTAATAGAGAGAAAATATACCACAAAAGACAAGGGCATGGGCATTTTTCAGTAGAACATTTATGTTACAGAAAATACTAAGATGCctcacctgcaaagcttttAAACATATGTTGAAGTCAATGAAGCTGAAGCTTACGGCTGTTTTAAATTTAACTTATGGGTAGCACTATGCAAATGTGGACCATTTGGTAGTAACCTGTACATGTCTGTTTTGAATCTCCTGTCACTGTCATTCTGATTTCACAATGGACCTTCTTATTAAAGTGATGAGGAACAGAACGCCTCTTTCCATCCTTTGTTTCATTCCCTGTTCTTAAAATCaattgtttttctctgttgatttcactttcttccccCAAGGTCTAATTGAATAAGGCAACTTGATGGATGAGGTACCAAAGTAAAGCAGAGTTTAATCTCCTGTCCTATGACAGGTTGTGCAGAGTACTCACCTCAGCCCGCGGAGCTGCTGTGCGGTCCAAAACAGGCACTTGATCTGAAATGCTCTTACTGCAAAGAAATGAGACAACAG encodes:
- the NCF4 gene encoding neutrophil cytosol factor 4 isoform X1, with product MFVIEVKLKGGGRYLIFRRYREFYALHTKLEERYGPESNNSPFTCTLPVLPGKVFVGAKKEIAEKRIPILNVYIKNLLCLPAWVLMDEDVRLFFYHSNFDGEQVPHRLRRLRPRTRRVKSISDQVPVLDRTAAPRAEALFDFPGTNKLELSFKKGDLIYLLSKVNKDWLEGTAGGATGIFPCAFVKIIKDLPKQEDTVNKVRCYYYDETVSTIRDISVEEDLSSIPSFKDLTELMRQEFNQDDIVLNYRDPDGDLIRLLSDQDVELMVSQSRRRPSEKHFFSWKLHITHKDDLAIYNTSPGIGATQTVGAILP
- the NCF4 gene encoding neutrophil cytosol factor 4 isoform X3, giving the protein MSLPRQLREKSDFDQLPDDVPVSANIADIEEKKGFTNYYMFVIEVKLKGGGRYLIFRRYREFYALHTKLEERYGPESNNSPFTCTLPVLPGKVFVGAKKEIAEKRIPILNVYIKNLLCLPAWVLMDEDVRLFFYHSNFDGEQVPHRLRRLRPRTRRVKSISDQVPVLDRTAAPRAEALFDFPGTNKLELSFKKGDLIYLLSKVNKDWLEGTAGGATGIFPCAFVKIIKDLPKQEDTVNKVRCYYYDETVSTIRDISVEEDLSSIPSFKDLTELMRQEFNQDDIVLNYRDPDGDLIRLLSDQDVELMVSQSRRRPSEKHFFSWKLHITHKDDLAIYNTSPGIGATQTVGAILP